One part of the Xylocopa sonorina isolate GNS202 chromosome 10, iyXylSono1_principal, whole genome shotgun sequence genome encodes these proteins:
- the LOC143428586 gene encoding myophilin, translating to MPGRNKEQEAEVLAWIEAVLGEKLPPGNYEDILKDGVILCKLINKLSPGSVKKIQPKGTNFQLMENIQRFQAAIKAYGVPQEEIFQTADLFERRNIPQVTLCLYALGRITQKHPEYTGPRLGPKMAEENKREFTEEQLRASEGQLNLQMGYNKGASQAGLGSFGNTRHM from the exons ATGCCG GGTCGCAACAAGGAACAGGAGGCCGAGGTTCTAGCCTGGATCGAGGCTGTTCTTGGAGAGAAACTACCACCCGGGAACTACGAGGATATACTCAAAGATGGTGTGATTCTGTGCAAGCTAATCAATAAGCTTTCACCAGGGTCGGTGAAGAAAATCCAGCCCAAAGGAACCAATTTCCAGCTCATGGAAAACATCCAAAG ATTTCAAGCTGCCATTAAGGCATACGGTGTTCCGCAGGAAGAAATTTTTCAAACAGCTGATCTGTTTGAAAGGCGCAACATACCACAAGTCACGCTATGCCTGTACGCACTGGGTAGGATC ACGCAAAAGCATCCTGAATACACTGGCCCACGTCTAGGACCGAAGATGGCCGAAGAAAACAAAAGAGAGTTTACGGAAGAACAACTTCGAGCCAGCGAGGGTCAACTCAATTTGCAGATGGGTTACAACAAAGGTGCCAGTCAAGCTGGTCTTGGTTCATTCGGCAACACTCGACATATgtaa